A DNA window from Novosphingobium sp. RL4 contains the following coding sequences:
- a CDS encoding TlpA disulfide reductase family protein, which translates to MLSSKSLKSLVLCSIAGAGALLAAGCDRQSGKDAQQEASAQASESTAPAAAKPAGKLDRSHKGDPMPDVTLVDNTGESLDLMSLKGKPLLVNLWATWCAPCIAEMPTLEALAKDPNGPVQILPISEDTGDTYKVVEILRRRKLDNIQPWVDENGDLGFQYGGNLPVTVLFDSQGREVWRYTGGNDWSSPEAAKLLAEAK; encoded by the coding sequence TTGCTGTCTTCCAAATCGCTCAAGTCGCTCGTCCTGTGTTCCATCGCGGGGGCAGGCGCCCTCCTGGCCGCGGGCTGCGATAGGCAAAGCGGGAAGGACGCGCAACAGGAGGCTTCGGCGCAAGCTTCCGAAAGCACCGCGCCGGCCGCCGCAAAGCCTGCTGGCAAGCTGGACCGTTCGCACAAGGGCGATCCGATGCCGGACGTGACCCTGGTCGACAATACCGGGGAGAGCCTCGACCTCATGTCGCTGAAGGGCAAGCCGCTGCTGGTAAACCTCTGGGCGACCTGGTGCGCCCCCTGCATCGCGGAAATGCCGACTCTCGAAGCCCTTGCCAAAGACCCCAACGGGCCGGTGCAGATCCTGCCGATCTCCGAGGATACCGGAGACACCTACAAGGTCGTGGAGATCCTTCGTCGCCGCAAGCTGGACAATATCCAGCCCTGGGTGGACGAAAACGGCGACCTCGGCTTCCAGTACGGCGGCAACCTGCCCGTAACGGTTCTGTTCGACAGCCAGGGCCGCGAGGTCTGGCGCTACACGGGCGGCAACGACTGGAGCTCTCCGGAAGCAGCCAAGTTGCTGGCAGAAGCCAAGTAG
- the argH gene encoding argininosuccinate lyase: MWGGRFEGGPSAIMREINASIPFDKALWRQDIAASKAHVAMLGACGVVSAEDAITIRDGLDQVAAEYEVSGVPENWDLEDIHMTTEGRLAELIGPVAGRLHTARSRNDQVATDFRLWVRDAVDQADAGLEALQKALVARAGEHADSIMPGFTHLQTAQPVTLGHHLMAYYEMIGRDRSRFADARKRMNRSPLGAAALAGTGFPIDRTMTAQALGFDAPTDNSLDSVSDRDFALDYLMAASQCSLHLSRLAEEFIIWASQPFGFVALPDSLSTGSSIMPQKKNPDAAELVRGHSGRIVGCLTSLMITMKGLPLAYSKDMQDDKPPVFEAASLLALSIAAMTGMVAETRFRTDRMRGAAELGFATATDLADWLVREGNIPFREAHHITGSAVKLAEQRGVALDQLPLEDLKAIDSRIDERVFKALSVEASVAARKSHGGTAPEQVRLRVAEARLALGLE, encoded by the coding sequence ATGTGGGGGGGACGGTTCGAAGGTGGACCGTCTGCAATCATGCGCGAGATAAATGCCTCGATCCCCTTCGACAAGGCATTGTGGCGGCAGGACATCGCGGCCAGCAAGGCGCACGTCGCGATGCTGGGGGCTTGCGGCGTGGTTTCGGCCGAGGACGCGATCACGATTCGCGATGGCCTCGATCAGGTTGCGGCCGAGTACGAAGTCTCCGGAGTTCCCGAAAACTGGGACCTCGAGGACATTCACATGACCACCGAGGGTCGCCTTGCCGAGCTGATCGGCCCGGTTGCAGGACGCCTCCACACCGCCCGTTCGCGTAACGACCAGGTGGCGACCGATTTCCGGCTCTGGGTGCGCGATGCCGTCGATCAGGCCGATGCGGGTCTCGAAGCGCTCCAGAAGGCGCTCGTCGCCCGTGCCGGTGAGCATGCCGATTCGATCATGCCCGGCTTCACCCATCTCCAGACCGCGCAGCCGGTGACGCTGGGCCATCACCTCATGGCCTATTACGAGATGATCGGCCGCGACCGTTCGCGGTTTGCCGACGCTCGCAAGCGCATGAACCGCAGCCCGCTCGGCGCCGCGGCGCTTGCCGGAACCGGCTTCCCGATCGACCGCACGATGACCGCGCAGGCGCTCGGCTTCGACGCGCCGACCGACAACAGTCTCGATTCGGTGTCGGACCGCGATTTCGCGCTCGATTACCTGATGGCGGCCAGCCAGTGTTCGCTGCACCTTTCGCGTCTGGCCGAAGAATTCATCATCTGGGCCAGCCAGCCCTTCGGTTTCGTGGCACTGCCCGATTCGCTGTCCACGGGCAGCTCGATCATGCCGCAGAAGAAGAACCCGGACGCCGCGGAACTGGTGCGCGGCCATTCGGGCCGGATCGTTGGCTGCCTCACCAGCCTGATGATCACCATGAAGGGTCTGCCGCTGGCCTATTCGAAGGATATGCAGGACGACAAGCCGCCGGTCTTCGAGGCGGCTAGCCTGCTGGCGCTGTCGATTGCGGCGATGACCGGCATGGTTGCGGAAACCCGCTTCCGCACCGATCGCATGCGCGGCGCTGCCGAACTGGGCTTCGCCACTGCCACCGATCTCGCCGACTGGCTGGTGCGCGAAGGCAACATTCCCTTCCGCGAGGCGCACCACATCACCGGTTCGGCGGTAAAGCTGGCCGAGCAGCGCGGTGTCGCGCTCGACCAATTGCCGCTGGAAGACCTCAAGGCCATCGACAGCCGCATCGACGAGCGCGTATTCAAGGCGCTCTCGGTCGAGGCTTCGGTCGCCGCGCGCAAGTCGCACGGTGGCACCGCGCCCGAGCAGGTACGCCTGCGCGTTGCCGAAGCCCGGCTCGCGCTCGGTCTGGAGTGA
- the lysA gene encoding diaminopimelate decarboxylase, whose translation MDHFELTNGELFAEDVPLAAIAAEVGTPVYVYSRSTLSRHARVFREALAELPKVHIAFAVKSNPNLAVLRLLAREGYGADVVSEGEMNRALAAGIPAGDIVFSGVGKTRRELTAAVKAGIGQFNLESEEEGVELAEIAAALGLRAPCALRVNPDVDARTHAKISTGKADNKFGVAYDRAAGIYARLSGLVGLDMKGLAVHIGSQISDLEPSRLAFIKMGELMEAIRAEGHSVTHMDLGGGLGVPYKATDSLPTPQDYGAMVASVAKDWGVTLMFEPGRVITGNSGVLVTEVVRVKEGAVNPFVVVDAAMNDLARPAMYDAWHDFAAVKPNGRTMTANIVGPICESSDTFAMGREIDEVVSGDLAIFRTAGAYGATMANTYNSRALVPEVMVDGDKWAIVAARIEPETILAAETVPEWLA comes from the coding sequence ATGGACCATTTCGAACTCACGAACGGCGAGCTTTTCGCCGAAGACGTGCCGCTGGCTGCGATTGCCGCCGAAGTCGGTACGCCAGTTTACGTCTATTCCCGCAGCACGCTCAGCCGCCATGCCCGCGTGTTTCGTGAAGCGCTGGCGGAACTGCCCAAGGTTCACATCGCCTTCGCCGTGAAGTCCAACCCGAATCTTGCGGTGCTTCGCCTGCTTGCCAGGGAAGGTTACGGCGCCGACGTCGTATCCGAGGGTGAAATGAACCGTGCCCTCGCTGCGGGAATTCCTGCCGGGGACATCGTGTTTTCGGGCGTGGGCAAGACCCGCCGCGAACTGACCGCCGCCGTGAAGGCAGGGATCGGCCAGTTCAATCTCGAAAGCGAGGAAGAAGGTGTGGAACTGGCGGAGATCGCCGCCGCACTCGGCCTGCGCGCGCCTTGCGCCCTGCGGGTCAATCCGGATGTGGATGCGCGCACGCACGCCAAGATTTCCACTGGCAAGGCGGACAACAAGTTCGGCGTTGCCTATGACCGTGCGGCCGGGATCTATGCTCGTCTCTCGGGGCTGGTCGGGTTGGATATGAAGGGCCTTGCGGTTCATATCGGCAGCCAGATTTCCGATCTCGAACCCTCGCGCCTCGCCTTCATCAAGATGGGCGAGCTGATGGAGGCGATCCGTGCCGAAGGTCATTCGGTGACGCACATGGATCTCGGCGGCGGGCTGGGCGTGCCTTACAAGGCCACCGATTCGCTGCCGACACCGCAGGACTACGGCGCGATGGTCGCATCGGTGGCGAAGGACTGGGGCGTCACCCTGATGTTCGAGCCGGGCCGTGTGATCACCGGGAATTCCGGCGTGCTCGTTACCGAAGTCGTCCGGGTCAAGGAAGGCGCGGTGAATCCCTTTGTCGTGGTTGATGCGGCGATGAACGATCTTGCGCGCCCCGCCATGTACGATGCCTGGCACGACTTCGCGGCAGTGAAGCCCAACGGCAGGACCATGACCGCCAACATCGTCGGACCCATCTGCGAAAGCTCTGATACGTTCGCCATGGGCCGCGAGATCGATGAGGTCGTATCGGGCGATCTGGCGATCTTCCGCACGGCAGGCGCCTATGGTGCGACCATGGCGAACACCTACAACAGCCGTGCGCTGGTGCCCGAAGTGATGGTGGACGGAGACAAGTGGGCGATCGTTGCCGCCCGGATCGAGCCGGAAACGATCCTCGCGGCGGAAACCGTGCCGGAGTGGCTGGCCTGA
- a CDS encoding precorrin-2 dehydrogenase/sirohydrochlorin ferrochelatase family protein yields the protein MIESLPLFHRLTGQPVVVLGAGEAAEAKRRLVERAGARPVASLEEGILEGARIAFVAHEDEALALADAARAREAGLLVNVPDRPALCDFTVPSILDRTPVLLAIGTGGASAGLAKQLRLRLEMLLPQTLGALAQGLFSARAALRTRFPDAGERRRALDAALGEGGPLDPLVEQSAARIEGWLANATPVSTGMVEIRLRSADPEDLTLREARLLGSADRVMHELAVPSAVLERARADAGRFPIPADDEAVASAEGLTIVLRAASSG from the coding sequence ATGATTGAAAGTTTACCGCTGTTCCACCGCCTCACCGGCCAACCGGTGGTGGTGCTGGGAGCGGGCGAAGCGGCGGAAGCCAAGCGCCGGCTGGTGGAACGGGCTGGCGCGCGTCCTGTCGCAAGCCTTGAGGAGGGGATCCTCGAAGGCGCGCGAATAGCCTTTGTCGCGCATGAGGACGAGGCGCTGGCACTGGCCGACGCGGCGCGCGCGCGGGAAGCCGGGCTCCTGGTTAATGTGCCGGATCGGCCCGCACTATGCGATTTCACTGTGCCGTCGATTCTCGATCGGACGCCGGTTCTGCTGGCTATCGGTACGGGCGGGGCTTCGGCAGGGCTGGCGAAGCAGCTCCGCCTGCGGCTGGAGATGCTCTTGCCGCAGACGCTGGGCGCGCTCGCGCAAGGGCTGTTCTCTGCCCGTGCAGCGTTGCGGACGCGTTTTCCCGATGCCGGTGAGCGGCGGCGCGCTCTTGATGCCGCGCTGGGTGAGGGCGGCCCGCTCGATCCGCTGGTGGAGCAGAGCGCAGCGCGTATCGAAGGCTGGCTGGCGAATGCGACCCCTGTCTCGACCGGCATGGTGGAAATCCGGCTGCGAAGCGCGGACCCCGAAGACCTGACCTTGCGCGAGGCCCGGCTCCTGGGATCGGCAGACCGGGTCATGCATGAACTGGCTGTTCCGTCAGCCGTGCTGGAACGCGCCCGCGCCGATGCTGGCCGTTTTCCGATCCCGGCCGATGACGAGGCGGTTGCATCCGCCGAGGGCCTGACGATCGTGCTGCGCGCGGCCTCGTCAGGTTGA
- a CDS encoding transposase, which translates to MARVMAMRDPTVASLAEFVDAISGWGFDPREEVSLSHAANWLQRLGNDRTFLGDLLVDMLAGLSPVPDGADALAGVGPESIMLVTPGQGNFFLNARIWPAPGDSQFRASGPEAFGYGQAHDHNYDLLALGYFGPGYLSDEYEYDREAVSWHVGQSVQLRPQGPLVLEQGRIVHYRAQRDVHVQHPPASLSVALNLVHTQPGQAWIDHCEFDIERGTVTRVLGHGPSESFLRIAVALGGEEALDIASRFGKSHPSDRMRLVAWDALASGTADAALRDAVWRDAEQCGSRWVAAEARKRRGEEAARQFTT; encoded by the coding sequence ATGGCGCGGGTAATGGCGATGCGCGACCCGACGGTGGCTTCGCTCGCCGAGTTTGTCGACGCGATCTCGGGCTGGGGTTTCGATCCGCGCGAGGAGGTCAGTCTTTCCCACGCCGCCAACTGGTTGCAGCGGCTCGGTAACGATCGGACGTTCCTGGGCGACCTGCTCGTGGACATGCTGGCCGGCCTTTCGCCGGTTCCCGATGGCGCCGATGCGCTTGCGGGCGTGGGGCCGGAATCGATCATGCTGGTCACGCCGGGACAAGGCAATTTCTTCCTCAATGCACGAATCTGGCCTGCGCCCGGTGATTCCCAGTTCCGTGCCAGCGGGCCGGAGGCTTTCGGCTACGGACAGGCGCACGATCATAACTACGACCTGCTGGCGCTGGGATATTTCGGCCCGGGGTATCTCTCGGATGAGTATGAGTACGATCGCGAAGCCGTCTCGTGGCATGTCGGGCAGTCGGTGCAACTACGTCCGCAAGGACCTCTCGTGCTGGAGCAGGGCCGCATCGTCCATTACCGGGCGCAGCGCGACGTTCATGTGCAGCACCCCCCGGCGTCCCTCTCGGTGGCGCTGAACCTCGTGCATACACAGCCTGGGCAGGCGTGGATAGATCACTGCGAGTTCGATATCGAGCGTGGCACCGTTACCCGCGTGCTGGGACATGGCCCGAGCGAGAGTTTCCTGCGCATCGCCGTGGCACTGGGCGGGGAAGAGGCGCTGGACATCGCGAGCCGCTTCGGAAAATCGCACCCGAGCGACCGCATGAGGCTGGTCGCGTGGGATGCCTTGGCGAGCGGGACCGCGGATGCCGCGTTGCGCGATGCGGTCTGGAGGGATGCGGAGCAGTGCGGCAGCCGGTGGGTGGCTGCCGAAGCACGAAAGCGGAGAGGGGAGGAAGCGGCGCGTCAGTTTACGACCTAG
- the ruvX gene encoding Holliday junction resolvase RuvX, producing MAEGTVITASALDYRDALPETGGALLGLDLGTQTIGTAFCDAGWRFASPGKTLKRGKFGADKELLMELVRERSIKGIVIGLPLNMDGSEGPRSQSSRAYARNLSALGLPILLWDERWSTSGAERGLIEQDMSRAKRATRIDSAAAAVILQGAIDAMAGGLF from the coding sequence ATGGCAGAAGGCACAGTGATCACCGCGAGCGCGCTGGATTATCGCGATGCCCTGCCCGAAACCGGCGGCGCGCTGCTGGGGCTCGATCTCGGCACCCAAACGATCGGCACCGCTTTCTGCGATGCAGGCTGGCGCTTCGCTTCGCCCGGCAAGACGCTCAAACGGGGCAAGTTCGGCGCGGACAAGGAACTGCTGATGGAACTGGTCCGTGAACGTTCCATCAAGGGCATCGTCATCGGCCTGCCTCTCAACATGGACGGGTCCGAAGGCCCGCGGTCCCAGTCCAGCCGCGCCTATGCGCGCAACCTCTCCGCACTGGGCCTGCCTATCCTGCTCTGGGACGAACGCTGGTCCACTTCCGGCGCGGAACGCGGGCTGATCGAACAGGACATGAGCCGGGCCAAGCGCGCCACCCGCATCGATTCCGCCGCTGCCGCCGTCATCCTGCAAGGCGCGATCGACGCGATGGCGGGTGGGCTCTTCTAG